A genomic region of Aeropyrum pernix K1 contains the following coding sequences:
- a CDS encoding DNA alkylation response protein, which produces MAYGLNHYLVDKPLRDTLRYFTSKEPDLAGLGEYVGTELYEVAYRVDRLSWPVHVMWSVRGERSDTVLVDPALRRAVDRLMYEYGVNRHPYVGGSWHEHFAGINLVGDPGVGCILTITMQTAYALWKYGGEELKHYYRRLAGLDRPPMIGATWFTEIQGGSDLGANETVARKAGDGVWLLTGYKYFASGAGLADIALVTARPEGAPAGAKGLSLFAVPRYRRGGGLNYSVRRLKDKSGTIAVPTGEVELQDSEAYLIGDADKGIYYTLEDLMISRIANSAGAVGIARKAYLEAYNYAKHRRAFGKRIIEHPLVRRDLLEMEVLIEESLALTHKAVDLFEKSTGDRPPYSMTYHYARLMTHIAKNMTAQAAARVTMLAMELFGGIGFLREYAVERWHREALITPIWEGTSNIQALDMLEAMWKKGAHKPLLEDLRALAGDAYDKGLASKAVEAAEETVRRLASMSPSQAEFNAKYALEDLGHASSTVILENMAAVLGEERYHYVAEIVYNSLLQRRPVYNPGEEVLGEIIAVE; this is translated from the coding sequence ATGGCCTACGGTTTGAACCATTACCTTGTTGACAAGCCGTTGAGGGACACGCTCAGGTACTTCACATCGAAGGAGCCGGATCTGGCGGGTCTTGGCGAGTATGTTGGCACGGAGCTTTATGAGGTGGCTTACAGGGTTGATAGGCTGAGCTGGCCCGTCCATGTTATGTGGTCCGTGAGGGGTGAGAGAAGCGACACCGTGCTGGTCGATCCTGCACTGCGTAGGGCTGTTGACAGGCTTATGTACGAATATGGCGTCAACAGGCACCCATACGTCGGCGGAAGCTGGCACGAGCACTTCGCCGGTATAAATCTCGTCGGCGACCCCGGAGTCGGGTGCATACTAACTATAACGATGCAGACAGCCTACGCCCTCTGGAAGTACGGCGGCGAGGAGTTGAAGCACTACTATAGAAGGCTGGCAGGGCTGGACAGGCCTCCGATGATAGGGGCCACGTGGTTCACCGAGATACAGGGGGGAAGCGATCTAGGTGCCAACGAAACTGTTGCGAGGAAGGCGGGCGACGGCGTGTGGCTGCTCACGGGCTACAAGTACTTCGCCAGCGGCGCAGGCCTGGCTGATATCGCCCTAGTCACGGCGAGGCCCGAGGGTGCTCCGGCTGGCGCGAAGGGGCTCTCACTATTCGCGGTTCCCCGCTATAGGAGGGGCGGCGGGCTGAACTATAGTGTGAGGAGGCTCAAGGACAAGAGCGGGACCATAGCTGTGCCCACCGGGGAGGTGGAGCTCCAGGATTCCGAGGCCTATCTTATCGGCGACGCTGACAAGGGTATCTACTACACCCTCGAGGACCTGATGATATCCAGGATAGCCAACTCAGCGGGCGCAGTGGGGATAGCTAGGAAGGCTTACCTGGAGGCCTATAACTACGCGAAGCATAGGCGGGCGTTCGGGAAGAGAATAATAGAGCATCCCCTAGTGAGAAGGGATCTCCTGGAGATGGAGGTTCTTATAGAGGAGTCTCTGGCTCTCACCCACAAGGCTGTAGACCTCTTCGAGAAGTCTACGGGAGACAGGCCGCCGTACAGCATGACATACCACTATGCCAGGCTCATGACGCACATTGCAAAGAATATGACGGCGCAGGCGGCTGCAAGGGTTACTATGCTGGCTATGGAGCTCTTCGGCGGTATAGGGTTCCTGAGAGAGTATGCTGTGGAGAGGTGGCATAGGGAGGCTCTGATAACCCCGATATGGGAGGGGACGAGCAATATACAGGCCTTGGACATGCTTGAGGCGATGTGGAAGAAGGGGGCGCACAAGCCTCTGCTAGAGGACCTCAGGGCTCTGGCTGGGGATGCGTATGATAAGGGCCTGGCCTCCAAGGCTGTGGAGGCCGCGGAGGAGACGGTTAGGAGACTGGCGTCTATGAGCCCGAGCCAGGCGGAGTTCAATGCTAAATACGCCTTGGAGGATCTGGGGCACGCCTCCTCCACAGTAATACTCGAGAACATGGCGGCCGTCCTTGGAGAGGAGAGATACCATTATGTGGCCGAGATAGTCTACAATAGTCTACTGCAGAGGAGGCCTGTCTACAATCCCGGGGAGGAGGTGCTGGGGGAGATAATAGCGGTGGAGTAG
- a CDS encoding V-type ATP synthase subunit D — MAVDPRKVLPTKINLIRLRRELAMLRRIRRVMEEKREVILHYITSMAAEYVRYQREVYSELERIYQNYYLGVAAEGIERARAFTAPAEGSLEVDVSTRTLFAVKTPVFSLREETVPPLPLPAGSDPKLVQSILDMRSILDKLLKLAEYEETLQRLISELKDTQRLINALDYVILPSYQNAIKFIKLVLEDRMREDFVRLKIIKRKMEAKTQ, encoded by the coding sequence TTGGCTGTAGACCCGAGGAAAGTGCTGCCGACGAAGATAAACCTCATCAGGCTCCGGCGAGAACTGGCCATGCTGAGGCGTATAAGAAGGGTTATGGAGGAGAAGAGGGAGGTTATACTCCACTACATAACCAGCATGGCGGCCGAGTACGTTCGCTACCAGAGGGAGGTTTACAGCGAGCTGGAGAGGATATACCAGAACTACTACCTTGGCGTGGCGGCTGAGGGTATAGAGAGGGCTAGGGCTTTCACAGCACCCGCCGAGGGTAGCCTCGAGGTGGATGTCTCCACCAGAACCCTCTTCGCAGTGAAGACTCCCGTGTTCAGTCTGAGGGAGGAGACGGTGCCCCCTCTCCCACTCCCCGCGGGCTCCGACCCTAAGCTTGTCCAGTCAATCCTCGATATGAGGAGCATTCTGGACAAGCTCCTGAAGCTAGCGGAGTATGAGGAGACCCTCCAGCGCCTCATAAGCGAGCTGAAGGACACCCAGAGGCTGATAAACGCCCTCGACTACGTTATACTCCCGAGCTACCAGAACGCGATAAAGTTCATAAAACTGGTTCTCGAGGACAGGATGAGGGAGGACTTCGTCAGGCTCAAGATTATAAAGAGGAAAATGGAGGCAAAAACACAGTAG
- a CDS encoding MBL fold metallo-hydrolase, translated as MWIVLWPGLTGLPDSLVLLARVGGCSVLYDTGSGEPGSIVALAANLASAGVKPWSINVAIVSHAHVPSSGGARWLHDNHRVTIAARRPDSRWIEEGDPVKTAAVDYGLPTKPVPIGLELEREGRMPGECEGVEVLFTPGHTPGSVSVSLDTGDATVLAVSDALGRLKRDWGSSEREWMESLDKISSRDPDYLCTSVTCMDRRAAKAFLDEIREKGPVWDVENSSGDGPG; from the coding sequence GTGTGGATAGTCCTTTGGCCGGGCCTCACGGGCCTCCCCGACTCGCTGGTTCTCCTGGCGAGGGTGGGGGGGTGTAGCGTCCTCTACGACACGGGCTCAGGAGAGCCTGGAAGTATAGTAGCCCTAGCCGCCAACCTAGCCTCGGCAGGCGTCAAGCCGTGGAGCATCAATGTTGCAATAGTATCCCACGCCCACGTCCCGAGCAGCGGTGGCGCTAGGTGGCTCCACGATAACCACAGGGTAACCATAGCCGCCAGGAGGCCTGACTCTAGGTGGATAGAGGAGGGAGACCCGGTGAAGACGGCTGCGGTAGACTATGGCCTGCCGACGAAGCCAGTTCCCATAGGCCTGGAGCTCGAGAGGGAAGGCAGGATGCCGGGGGAGTGTGAAGGGGTTGAGGTCCTCTTTACACCAGGACACACGCCGGGGAGCGTCAGCGTTTCGTTAGACACTGGAGACGCCACCGTCCTGGCTGTGTCAGACGCTCTCGGGAGGCTGAAGAGGGATTGGGGCAGCAGCGAGAGGGAGTGGATGGAAAGTCTCGACAAGATAAGCAGCAGAGACCCGGACTACCTATGCACCAGCGTGACATGCATGGATAGGAGGGCCGCGAAAGCCTTCCTGGACGAGATAAGGGAGAAGGGCCCGGTTTGGGATGTGGAGAACAGCAGTGGAGACGGCCCAGGCTAG
- a CDS encoding ACT domain-containing protein, with protein MKRLSALVKVDSKGRVTIPQSIRSALGIEPGMVVLLIGDVNKRELIATPITSRSESIYVIDATLRDRPGALAAVTEVLARHKIDIVASKCASIVRGEEGGCTIIADFSRADIDPEDLKRELERLDVVFHVIMRRLEAGLEEI; from the coding sequence TTGAAGAGGCTCTCCGCCCTGGTCAAGGTTGACTCCAAGGGCAGGGTCACCATACCCCAGTCTATAAGGAGCGCGCTCGGCATCGAGCCCGGCATGGTCGTCCTCCTAATCGGCGATGTGAACAAGCGGGAGCTCATAGCCACACCAATAACCAGCAGGAGCGAGTCAATATACGTCATAGACGCCACGCTTAGAGACCGGCCCGGCGCGCTGGCCGCCGTGACAGAGGTCCTCGCCCGCCACAAAATAGACATAGTGGCTAGCAAATGTGCGAGCATAGTGAGGGGTGAGGAGGGGGGATGCACCATAATAGCGGACTTTAGCAGGGCCGATATAGACCCTGAGGACCTGAAGAGGGAGTTGGAGAGACTCGACGTCGTGTTCCATGTTATAATGCGTAGGCTTGAGGCCGGTCTCGAAGAGATATAA
- a CDS encoding NAD(P)-dependent malic enzyme, with the protein MAGDSSSDDIGGARIIEIYRRYGGKIEVMPKVPVSGVEDFAIWYTPGVAEASIRINKDPDESFELTSRWNMVAIVTDATRVLGLGKLLPEAAYPVMEGKALIFKLFGGVDAVPIVHRRREPGAFASLVKDLEPSFGGVNLEDIESPKCFYLLDFLRMELEIPVWHDDQQGTAAASLAGLINAFKIVGKNLRESRIVLLGAGAANIALYRFLKAYGVNPRNIVVVDSKGVLHPEREDMDRLLFSNRYKYEIALETEGGGLAPGSSLEEALRGADALVAASRPGPGVVKKEWIRGMSRDPIVFALANPTPEIWPWEARDAGARVVATGRSDLPNQVNNALVFPGVFRGALDVRSRAITDGMAIAAAEEIARYTEEEIGIEEDRILPPITDWQVHYRVAAAVAWAASREKVARKPRTYAEELENARAIIETTRRKYGALLSAGLIERLV; encoded by the coding sequence ATGGCGGGAGACAGCAGCTCCGACGATATTGGGGGCGCGAGGATCATAGAGATATACAGGAGGTACGGCGGCAAGATAGAGGTCATGCCGAAGGTTCCTGTATCGGGTGTTGAGGACTTTGCAATATGGTACACACCAGGAGTGGCGGAGGCGAGCATCAGGATAAACAAGGACCCGGACGAGAGCTTCGAGCTCACCAGCAGGTGGAACATGGTCGCCATAGTAACCGACGCCACACGGGTCCTCGGGCTGGGCAAGCTGCTGCCAGAGGCCGCGTACCCTGTGATGGAGGGGAAGGCACTGATATTCAAGCTGTTCGGCGGCGTGGACGCTGTGCCCATAGTACATAGGCGCCGGGAGCCGGGCGCTTTCGCAAGCCTTGTCAAGGATCTGGAGCCCAGCTTCGGAGGGGTCAACTTGGAGGATATTGAGAGCCCCAAGTGCTTCTACCTCCTCGACTTCCTCAGGATGGAGCTGGAGATACCGGTGTGGCACGACGACCAGCAGGGAACCGCGGCGGCCAGCCTAGCGGGGCTGATAAACGCGTTCAAGATAGTGGGTAAGAACCTCAGAGAGTCGAGGATAGTCCTCCTGGGCGCCGGGGCTGCTAACATAGCCCTCTACAGGTTCCTCAAGGCTTATGGCGTCAATCCGAGGAACATAGTGGTAGTAGACAGCAAGGGGGTCCTCCACCCCGAGCGTGAGGATATGGACAGGCTTCTCTTCTCTAACAGATACAAGTATGAAATCGCCCTGGAGACGGAGGGGGGCGGGCTAGCGCCTGGGAGTAGCTTGGAAGAGGCCCTCAGGGGGGCTGACGCCCTAGTCGCCGCCTCCAGGCCCGGGCCAGGGGTTGTCAAGAAGGAGTGGATAAGGGGCATGTCCAGAGACCCCATAGTGTTCGCACTCGCAAACCCCACCCCCGAGATATGGCCGTGGGAGGCGAGGGATGCTGGCGCTAGGGTCGTCGCGACAGGCAGGAGCGACCTGCCCAACCAGGTCAACAACGCCCTCGTGTTCCCAGGGGTCTTCAGGGGAGCCCTCGACGTGAGATCGCGGGCCATAACTGATGGGATGGCTATAGCGGCGGCGGAGGAGATAGCTAGGTATACTGAGGAGGAGATAGGAATCGAGGAGGATAGGATACTCCCCCCCATAACAGACTGGCAGGTCCACTACAGGGTTGCGGCCGCCGTCGCATGGGCTGCCAGTAGGGAGAAGGTTGCCAGGAAGCCGAGGACCTACGCTGAGGAGCTTGAGAACGCTAGGGCTATAATAGAGACGACTAGGAGGAAGTACGGCGCCCTTCTCTCGGCGGGCCTGATAGAGAGGCTTGTGTAG
- a CDS encoding ATP synthase subunit B, producing the protein MALGVREYRNISEIKGPLLVVEGVSRVAYDEIVEVETAAGEKRRGRVLEVGMGYAVVQVFEGTTGISPTGTVVRFMGRPLEIPVTEDMLGRIMNGLGEPIDGGPKIDADERRDVNGAPLNPAERAYPEDFIQTGVSAIDGMNTLVRGQKLPIFSGAGLPHNRLAAQIARQATVRGEEEEFAVVFSAIGIKYDDFLFFKKFFEETGALGRVAMFVNLADEPAMIRLITPRAALTLAEYLAYERDMHVLVIITDMTNYAEALREISAAREEVPGRQGYPGYLYSDLASIYERAGRVKGKKGSITQMPILTMPNDDITHPIPDLTGYITEGQIVLSRELHNRGIYPPINVLMSLSRLMKEGIGPGKTREDHAEVSNQLYASYSRGVELRSLTAVVGEESLSERDRRYLKFADLFEQRFLKQGERENRSIEETLDIAWEILSVLPEEELVNIKEETIKKYHPKYRAG; encoded by the coding sequence GTGGCTCTAGGCGTGAGGGAGTATAGGAATATTTCTGAGATTAAGGGCCCCCTCCTGGTTGTTGAGGGCGTGTCGAGGGTAGCCTACGATGAGATAGTCGAGGTTGAGACGGCCGCGGGCGAGAAGAGGAGGGGTAGAGTACTCGAGGTGGGTATGGGCTACGCCGTGGTCCAGGTTTTCGAGGGCACCACCGGGATAAGCCCGACGGGCACTGTGGTAAGGTTCATGGGGAGGCCTCTCGAGATACCTGTGACGGAGGATATGCTGGGCAGGATAATGAACGGCCTCGGCGAGCCTATCGACGGGGGGCCGAAGATAGATGCTGATGAGAGGAGGGACGTCAACGGCGCCCCCTTAAACCCGGCTGAGAGGGCCTACCCCGAGGACTTCATACAGACTGGCGTAAGCGCTATAGATGGTATGAATACTCTGGTTAGGGGGCAGAAGCTTCCCATATTCAGCGGTGCGGGGCTACCTCACAACAGGCTGGCGGCCCAGATTGCCAGGCAGGCCACGGTGAGGGGTGAAGAGGAGGAGTTCGCCGTAGTCTTCTCGGCAATAGGCATAAAGTACGATGACTTCCTGTTCTTCAAGAAGTTCTTCGAGGAGACGGGAGCCCTTGGGAGGGTCGCCATGTTCGTCAACCTCGCTGACGAGCCGGCGATGATAAGGCTGATAACACCCAGGGCTGCCCTAACACTGGCAGAGTACCTGGCCTACGAGAGGGACATGCACGTGCTAGTCATTATAACAGACATGACCAACTACGCAGAGGCTCTTAGGGAGATAAGCGCTGCGAGGGAGGAGGTGCCGGGTAGGCAGGGCTACCCAGGCTACCTCTACAGCGACTTGGCAAGCATATACGAGAGGGCGGGCAGGGTCAAGGGGAAGAAGGGGAGCATAACCCAGATGCCCATACTGACTATGCCCAACGACGACATAACCCACCCCATACCAGACCTCACCGGCTATATAACCGAGGGGCAGATAGTGCTGAGCAGGGAGCTCCACAACAGGGGCATCTACCCGCCGATAAACGTCCTCATGAGCCTCTCCAGGCTCATGAAGGAGGGTATAGGCCCCGGGAAGACCAGGGAGGACCACGCCGAGGTAAGCAACCAGCTCTACGCCTCGTACAGCAGGGGTGTAGAGCTGAGGAGCCTCACGGCGGTGGTTGGCGAGGAGAGCCTCAGCGAGCGTGACAGGCGGTACCTGAAGTTCGCGGACCTCTTCGAACAGAGGTTCCTCAAGCAGGGTGAGAGGGAGAACAGGAGTATCGAGGAGACTCTTGACATAGCCTGGGAGATACTCTCGGTGCTGCCGGAGGAGGAGCTGGTCAACATAAAGGAGGAGACTATAAAGAAGTACCACCCGAAGTACAGGGCGGGCTAG
- a CDS encoding long-chain fatty acid--CoA ligase — protein MALPEKTPWRPGYSLTIHKIYQYALYMWSDLEIVSRTTKGLERYTFSDAARRIESLANALRALGVSGLDRVATMDWNTHWHYETYFAAPMMGAVLHPLNVRLAPNEIAYIMNHAEDKVLIVHSDFLKLAEAILPHAPSVEHVVIVDAESHPDRIAGRRLHNYEDLIKEHGGRFEWPELDENRPAAMGYTSGTTGLPKGVYHSHRMIVVHALSGALALATRGRRRVTGDDTLLHIVPMFHVLAWGLPYMATLTGMKQVFPGRLDPKVLLDLIVGEKVTVTAGVPTILYMLLSHPESGKYDLSGLLFVNGGQALPKGLADAARKRGIEVIVGYGMTETAPILTLANVPQKYMDRSEELSLTTGWPVPLVELMVADPETLEPVPKDGKTMGEIVVRTPWVTPEYYKDPEKTEKAWRGGWFHTGDIAVWTPEGYIQIVDRDKDIIKSGGEWISSLRLESLISQHPGVAQVAVIGARHPKWGERPVAIIVPKPGWQDKLTTEEVREWLAKNFVEKGEIPKWWLPDKIVLVDDLPKTSVGKINKRSLREKFANILEQEPQQ, from the coding sequence TTGGCATTGCCCGAGAAGACCCCATGGAGGCCGGGCTATAGTCTCACTATCCACAAGATCTACCAGTACGCCCTCTACATGTGGAGCGACTTGGAGATAGTATCCCGCACCACTAAGGGGCTGGAGAGATACACCTTCTCAGACGCCGCGAGAAGGATTGAAAGCCTAGCCAACGCCCTCAGGGCGCTCGGCGTGTCCGGGCTCGACAGGGTAGCAACTATGGACTGGAACACCCACTGGCACTATGAGACCTACTTCGCGGCCCCCATGATGGGGGCTGTTCTCCACCCTCTCAACGTGAGGCTAGCCCCCAACGAGATAGCCTACATAATGAACCACGCTGAGGATAAGGTTCTGATCGTGCACAGCGACTTCCTGAAGCTCGCGGAGGCCATACTCCCCCACGCACCCAGCGTGGAGCACGTGGTAATAGTGGACGCCGAGTCCCACCCGGACAGGATAGCAGGCAGGAGGCTACACAACTATGAGGACCTCATAAAGGAGCACGGCGGGAGGTTCGAGTGGCCCGAGCTCGACGAGAACAGGCCGGCTGCGATGGGCTACACCAGCGGGACCACGGGGCTGCCGAAGGGCGTGTACCACAGCCATAGGATGATAGTGGTCCACGCTCTCAGCGGGGCCCTAGCCCTAGCCACTAGGGGTAGGAGGAGGGTTACAGGGGATGACACCCTTCTCCACATAGTCCCCATGTTCCACGTGCTAGCGTGGGGACTCCCCTACATGGCGACGCTCACCGGGATGAAGCAGGTGTTCCCGGGCAGGCTAGACCCCAAGGTCCTCCTAGACCTTATAGTGGGCGAGAAGGTTACAGTCACTGCGGGCGTACCCACCATACTCTACATGCTGCTCTCCCACCCGGAGAGCGGTAAGTACGACCTCTCAGGACTCCTCTTCGTCAACGGGGGGCAGGCGCTCCCCAAAGGGCTGGCGGACGCTGCTAGGAAGAGGGGCATAGAAGTTATCGTGGGCTACGGCATGACGGAGACAGCGCCAATATTGACTCTAGCAAACGTGCCCCAAAAGTACATGGACAGGAGCGAGGAGCTATCCCTCACAACCGGCTGGCCAGTCCCCCTGGTGGAGCTGATGGTGGCCGACCCGGAGACCCTGGAGCCCGTGCCGAAGGACGGGAAGACCATGGGAGAGATAGTGGTGAGGACGCCTTGGGTCACCCCAGAGTACTACAAGGACCCTGAGAAGACGGAGAAGGCTTGGAGGGGAGGCTGGTTCCACACCGGAGACATAGCCGTCTGGACCCCGGAGGGCTACATACAGATCGTGGACAGGGACAAGGACATTATAAAGAGCGGGGGAGAGTGGATAAGCAGCTTGAGGCTCGAGAGCCTCATAAGCCAGCATCCGGGTGTGGCGCAGGTGGCGGTGATAGGTGCTAGGCATCCGAAGTGGGGCGAGAGGCCCGTCGCCATCATAGTCCCGAAGCCCGGATGGCAGGACAAGCTGACTACAGAGGAGGTTAGGGAGTGGCTCGCCAAGAACTTCGTAGAGAAGGGCGAAATACCGAAGTGGTGGCTTCCAGACAAGATTGTGCTTGTGGACGACCTTCCGAAGACCAGCGTGGGTAAGATAAACAAGAGGAGCCTGAGGGAGAAGTTCGCAAACATACTAGAGCAGGAGCCGCAGCAGTAA
- the pyrH gene encoding UMP kinase, with translation MVESVVVKISGSLVHPPRLDYLTRLRDVLWGLVDGGFRVAVVVGGGGLARSYIDVLRRAGVSEALLDEMGIESSRLNASLLAKLLYPRSQPYPLASLREVLEVFMTGLIPVSGGFQPGQSTNAVAAVIAEALGARTLLNCLKGVEGVYSDEPSTPGARLLRRLTYRQLEDILVKVSSQRAGSYTLWDMVALSVARRSGLRIVFFDCSDPANIWGALKGEKGSIVEG, from the coding sequence GTGGTGGAGTCTGTCGTCGTCAAGATCAGTGGGAGCCTCGTGCACCCGCCCCGCCTGGATTATCTAACCCGGCTTAGGGACGTGCTCTGGGGCCTTGTGGATGGGGGGTTTAGGGTTGCCGTTGTCGTCGGGGGCGGCGGACTGGCAAGGAGCTATATCGACGTTTTGAGGCGGGCTGGCGTTAGTGAGGCCTTGCTTGATGAGATGGGCATCGAGTCTTCCAGGCTCAACGCCTCTCTGCTTGCTAAGCTGCTCTACCCACGCTCACAGCCATACCCTCTAGCCTCTCTAAGGGAGGTTCTAGAAGTCTTTATGACGGGCCTCATACCGGTCTCAGGGGGCTTCCAGCCGGGCCAGAGCACGAACGCGGTGGCCGCTGTTATTGCGGAGGCCCTGGGTGCCAGGACGCTGCTTAACTGTCTAAAAGGCGTTGAGGGGGTGTATAGCGACGAGCCCTCAACCCCCGGGGCCAGGCTGCTTAGGAGGCTGACTTACAGGCAGCTCGAGGATATACTTGTGAAGGTCTCTTCTCAGCGGGCCGGCTCCTACACACTATGGGACATGGTGGCTCTGAGCGTTGCCAGGAGGAGCGGGTTGAGGATAGTGTTTTTCGACTGCAGCGACCCGGCTAACATATGGGGCGCGCTGAAGGGGGAGAAGGGGAGCATTGTTGAGGGGTGA
- a CDS encoding GNAT family N-acetyltransferase, with product MAVGRDVVLRHAVESDEAEIVDMIVRQKIFNEELNPLFKTVEDIRAEAERYFRETLSDDKSFIIVAQHGEGLAGFIRVELVDRRFYKPRIKAVITDIYVKPRYRRRAIGQLLTQKAAEEARRRGAGMMSALYPITNYVAKRFYSQLGFREFQIEVYRELH from the coding sequence GTGGCTGTAGGTAGGGATGTCGTGCTGAGGCATGCTGTTGAGAGTGACGAGGCTGAGATTGTAGACATGATTGTAAGGCAGAAGATCTTCAACGAGGAGTTGAACCCCCTCTTCAAAACTGTGGAAGATATCAGGGCAGAGGCCGAGAGGTACTTTAGAGAGACTCTATCGGACGACAAGAGCTTCATAATAGTGGCTCAGCATGGAGAAGGTTTAGCGGGCTTCATCAGGGTGGAGCTTGTAGACAGGAGGTTTTACAAACCCCGCATCAAAGCCGTGATAACAGACATCTACGTGAAACCAAGGTACAGAAGAAGGGCTATAGGACAGCTCCTCACCCAGAAGGCGGCGGAAGAGGCTAGAAGGAGAGGTGCAGGTATGATGTCTGCCCTCTACCCAATCACAAACTACGTGGCTAAAAGGTTCTACAGCCAGCTGGGCTTCAGAGAGTTCCAGATAGAAGTGTATAGGGAGCTACACTAG
- a CDS encoding CBS domain-containing protein yields MGLEEGYDDVLVRDIMSSPPITTLPMTSVKEAAKIMLENRVGSLIVVNERNTLLGILTKTDIIREVVAKGLDPESVRVGDIMTRNPYYVYTDDSVERAASLMGEHNIGHLPVLDPETEKPVGIVTKTDIVKLAPNYINVIYSLKQEIDRRERLKRIRK; encoded by the coding sequence TTGGGCCTGGAAGAGGGCTATGACGACGTCCTTGTGAGGGACATAATGAGTTCACCCCCGATAACAACACTACCCATGACGAGCGTGAAGGAGGCGGCTAAGATCATGCTCGAAAACCGGGTGGGCAGCCTGATAGTTGTGAACGAGAGGAACACACTACTCGGTATACTGACTAAGACCGATATAATACGGGAGGTTGTGGCCAAAGGCTTAGACCCCGAGTCCGTGAGGGTCGGCGACATAATGACACGAAACCCCTACTACGTTTACACAGACGACTCCGTGGAGAGAGCTGCATCTCTAATGGGAGAGCATAACATAGGCCATCTGCCGGTTCTAGACCCGGAGACCGAGAAGCCGGTTGGAATAGTTACTAAGACAGACATAGTGAAGCTGGCCCCGAACTACATAAACGTGATATACAGCTTGAAACAAGAGATAGACAGGAGAGAGAGGCTGAAGAGGATAAGGAAGTAG
- a CDS encoding GNAT family N-acetyltransferase, which translates to MYERGVHVRPPRPGDKEVLAELIYRFYMLNEEFDPLWTLKDDAKEAAAAEAEKIVAGGGGEIVLVAQVAEEVVGYIRGYIREMPLLANGRMAVVKEIYVKPQARRLGLGSLLLERFSEEARRLGARAVAGEFPAQNAIAHRFYERLGFRSFMYTMIKEV; encoded by the coding sequence GTGTATGAGAGGGGAGTGCATGTAAGGCCCCCACGGCCGGGGGACAAGGAGGTCCTTGCCGAGCTCATATACAGGTTTTACATGCTCAACGAGGAGTTCGACCCGCTCTGGACGCTGAAGGATGACGCCAAGGAGGCTGCGGCAGCTGAGGCTGAGAAGATTGTAGCGGGGGGTGGCGGTGAGATTGTGCTTGTGGCTCAGGTTGCAGAGGAGGTTGTGGGCTATATAAGGGGTTATATAAGGGAGATGCCGCTGCTGGCGAACGGCAGGATGGCCGTGGTTAAGGAGATATATGTGAAGCCCCAGGCGAGGAGGCTGGGGCTCGGGTCACTCCTCCTGGAGAGGTTCTCCGAGGAGGCGAGGAGGCTGGGCGCCCGAGCCGTTGCCGGGGAATTCCCGGCCCAGAACGCCATAGCACACAGGTTTTATGAGAGGCTGGGTTTCAGGAGCTTCATGTACACTATGATAAAGGAGGTGTGA